Proteins encoded together in one Colius striatus mitochondrion, complete genome window:
- the ND6 gene encoding NADH dehydrogenase subunit 6: MTYFVIFLGVCLVLAGLAVASNPSPYYGVVGLVLASVVGCGWLMSLGLSFVSLVLFMVYLGGMLVVFVYSVALAADPFPEAWGDWRVVGYGLGLVLVLVIXFLIGGVSGDWKFGVGVVDSGGEFFVRLDFSGVAMFYSWGAGLFLVAGWGLLLTLFVVLEMVRGLSRGAIRAV, translated from the coding sequence ATGACATATTTTGTGATTTTTTTGGGGGTGTGCTTGGTTTTGGCGGGGTTGGCTGTTGCGTCTAATCCGTCTCCGTATTATGGGGTGGTAGGGTTGGTGTTAGCATCTGTTGTTGGATGTGGGTGGTTAATGAGTTTGGGGTTGTCTTTTGTTTCCTTGGTGTTGTTTATGGTTTATTTGGGGGGGATGCTGGTGGTTTTTGTATATTCTGTGGCCTTGGCGGCTGATCCTTTTCCTGAGGCTTGGGGGGATTGACGGGTAGTGGGGTATGGTTTGGGGTTGGTGTTGGTGCTTGTAATTGNGTTCTTGATTGGCGGGGTTAGTGGGGATTGGAAGTTTGGGGTAGGTGTTGTAGATAGTGGTGGTGAGTTTTTTGTTCGGTTGGATTTTAGTGGGGTGGCTATGTTTTATTCATGAGGGGCAGGGTTGTTTCTAGTGGCTGGGTGGGGGCTGTTGTTAACTCTGTTTGTGGTATTGGAAATGGTTCGTGGGTTATCTCGGGGGGCGATTCGGGCGGTGTAG